A part of Excalfactoria chinensis isolate bCotChi1 chromosome 23, bCotChi1.hap2, whole genome shotgun sequence genomic DNA contains:
- the AVPR1B gene encoding vasopressin V1b receptor, producing MEPGWGWNSSHSTQTPHSTELQSSQPPAGTPNQTLLQGRDEQLAKAEVGVLAAILLVATTGNLAVLLAVCRPGRKLSRMHLFVLHLALSDLGVALFQVLPQMLWEVTYRFVGPDLLCRAVKYLQVLSMFASTYMLMAMTLDRYVAVCHPLRALRQPGRQPCAMVGAAWLLSCLLSTPQLFIFSLREVRPGSGVLDCWADFGYPWGARAYITWTTLCIFLLPVGILTACYSLICREICKNLKGKTQSCIPTAGGLLAASPSAPCCSQKGSQRPSGQPSRVSSVSTISRAKIRTVKMTFVIVVAYVACWAPFFSMQMWSVWDEDAPDDESADAAFTITMLLASLSSCCNPCIYMFFSGRPLQDVARCLALWGCPPSAPRRQGSAGSLCSRRTTILSHGLNAGIPLHRGSGTDLSPPEEEVVTESGTL from the exons ATGGAGCCGGGCTGGGGCTGGAACAGCTCCCACAGCACTCAGACCCCACACAGCAcggagctgcagagctcccagcccccAGCAGGGACCCCCAACCAGACTCTGCTGCAGGGCCGGGATGAGCAGCTGGCCAAGGCAGAGGTAGGGGTGCTGGCAGCCATCCTGTTGGTGGCCACCACGGGTAACCTGGCCGTGCTGCTGGCCGTGTGCCGCCCCGGGAGGAAGCTGAGCCGAATGCATCTCTTTGTGCTGCACCTGGCACTCAGCGACCTGGGTGTCGCTCTCTTCCAGGTGCTGCCTCAGATGCTCTGGGAGGTGACGTACCGCTTTGTAGGGCCGGACCtgctttgcagggctgtgaAGTACCTACAGGTGCTCAGCATGTTCGCCTCCACCTACATGCTGATGGCCATGACTCTGGATCGCTACGTGGCCGTGTGCCACCCGCTGCGTGCCCTGCGCCAACCCGGCCGCCAGCCCTGTGCCATGGTTGGGGCTGCATGgctgctcagctgcctgctcagcacaccCCAGCTCTTCATCTTCTCTCTGAGGGAGGTGAGGCCGGGCTCGGGGGTGCTGGATTGTTGGGCTGACTTTGGGTACCCATGGGGAGCCCGAGCCTACATCACCTGGACCACGCTGTGCATCTTCCTCCTGCCCGTCGGCATCCTCACCGCCTGCTACAGCCTCATCTGCAGGGAGATATGCAAGAACCTCAAAGGCAAAACGCAGAGCTGCATCCCCACGGCAGGAGGGCTCCTTGCAGCCTCCCCCAGCGCTCCGTGCTGCAGTCAGAAGGGCTCACAGCGCCCATCTGGGCAGCCTTCACGTGTCAGCAGTGTGAGCACCATCTCCCGCGCCAAGATCCGCACGGTGAAGATGACGTTTGTCATCGTGGTGGCCTACGTTGCCTGCTGGGCTcccttcttcagcatgcagatgTGGTCGGTGTGGGACGAAGATGCTCCTGATGATG AGTCCGCCGATGCCGCCTTCACCATCACCATGCTGCTGGCCagcctcagcagctgctgcaacCCCTGCATCTACATGTTCTTCAGCGGGCGCCCACTGCAGGACGTGGCACGTTGCCTTgccctgtggggctgccccCCATCAGCACCACGCAGGCAGGGCTCGGCAGGCAGCCTGTGCAGCAGGAGGACCACCATCCTCAGCCACGGCCTCAATGCTGGCATCCCCCTGCACAGGGGCAGTGGTACAGACCTCAGCCCCCcagaggaggaggtggtgaCAGAATCAGGCACGCTgtag
- the RHEX gene encoding regulator of hemoglobinization and erythroid cell expansion protein, with protein sequence MEPGAITSGGKARPHPAPIQNLGDVAGTALTAEMEHCEWWVPVASSAVTLLLYTLLLLALYIMLSRKIDRHSCSAQVSSCPAAAQPQQLLTSSSGGEEMQRLKCTGSSETSSETSEDSDSSSLHPQERKSCSKEEDLNYTSVLFPGKGHRSGSDSNYENMKVGADYVNVDPKKKKADFWTCSSPVASKPIEYTEVKL encoded by the exons ATGGAACCCGGTGCCATCACCTCTGGGGGCAAAGCGAGACCGCATCCGGCACCCATTCA GAACCTCGGGGACGTTGCTGGCACCGCTCTGACAGCAGAGATGGAGCACTGTGAGTG GTGGGTGCCTGTCGCCAGCTCAGCTGTGACCCTGCTGCTCTAcactctgctcctgctggcgCTTTACATCATGCTCAGCAGGAAAATAG ACAGGCACAGCTGCAGCGCCCAGGTGAgcagctgtcctgcagcagcacagccccagcagctgctcaccTCTTCATCTGGAGGGGAAGAGATGCAACGACTGAAATGTACAG GGAGCAGCGAGACGTCTTCAGAGACCTCGGAGGACTCggacagcagctccctgcacccACAG gaaaggaaaagctgctcaAAGGAAGAAGATCTCAATTACACATCCGTGCTGTTCCCGGGGAAGGGCCACAGGTCTGGGTCGGATAGCAACTATGAGAACATGAAGGTCGGTGCTGATTATGTCAACGTGGAcccaaaaaagaagaaagcagatttctggacctgctccagccctgtggcATCCAAACCCATCGAGTACACAGAGGTGAAGCTGTGA
- the CTSE gene encoding cathepsin E translates to MHSLLLLLLLLLAVLCLTPCSSLKRVTLTRNRSVRRSLRDRGQLSQFWKAQRLDMVQYTEDCSHFGEANEPLINYLDMEYFGQISIGTPPQNFTVIFDTGSSNLWVPSIYCTSKACTKHARFHPSRSSTYQPLGFPFSIQYGTGSLTGIIGSDKVTVEGMTVYNQPFAESVSEPGKTFQDSEFDGILGLAYPSLAVDGVTPVFDNMMAQDLLELPVFSVYMSANPDSSPGGELIFGGFDPSRFLGTLHWVPVTVQGYWQIKLDNVKVGRTVAFCANGCQAIVDTGTSLITGPTKDIKELQRHIGAMAMDGEYIVDCSLLSSMPIVTFTINGIPYVLSPQAYTLTEQSEGLDICLSGFQGMDVPPPSEPLWILGDVFIRQYYTVFDRGNNRVGFAPSAP, encoded by the exons ATGCAcagccttctcctcctcctcctcctcctcctcgccgTGCTCTGCCTCACCCCATGCAGCAGCTTGAAGAG GGTGACCCTGACACGGAACCGCTCTGTACGGAGGTCGCTGCGGGACCGTGGGCAGCTGTCCCAGTTCTGGAAGGCCCAGAGGCTCGACATGGTGCAGTACACTGAGGACTGCTCGCACTTCGGAGAGGCCAACGAACCCCTCATCAACTACCTGGAT ATGGAGTACTTTGGGCAGATTTCCATTGGGACCCCCCCCCAGAACTTCACGGTGATATTTGACACGGGCTCCTCCAACCTCTGGGTGCCATCCATCTACTGCACCAGCAAAGCTTGCA CCAAGCACGCCCGCTTCCATCCATCTCGCTCCAGCACCTACCAGCCCTTGGGCTTCCCCTTCTCCATCCAGTATGGGACCGGCAGCCTGACGGGGATCATTGGCTCTGATAAAGTCACA GTGGAAGGCATGACGGTGTACAACCAGCCCTTTGCAGAGAGCGTCAGCGAGCCAGGAAAAACCTTCCAGGATTCAGAATTCGATGGGATCCTGGGGCTGGCGTACCCCTCTCTGGCTGTGGATGGGGTCACCCCCGTCTTTGATAACATGATGGCCCAAGACCTGCTGGAACTGCCCGTCTTCTCTGTCTACATGAGCGC GAACCCGGACTCCTCGCCGGGTGGAGAACTGATCTTCGGGGGCTTTGATCCCTCCCGCTTCCTGGGCACCCTGCATTGGGTGCCGGTCACAGTGCAGGGCTACTGGCAGATCAAGCTGGACAA TGTGAAGGTAGGGAGGACGGTGGCTTTCTGTGCCAATGGCTGCCAGGCCATCGTGGACACCGGCACGTCGCTGATCACTGGTCCCACCAAGGACAtaaaggagctgcagagacacATCGGTGCCATGGCTATGGATGGTGAG TACATCGTGGACTGCAGCCTCCTGAGCTCGATGCCCATCGTCACCTTCACCATCAATGGGATCCCCTACGTGCTCTCTCCCCAAGCCTACACCCTCACG GAGCAAAGTGAAGGGCTGGATATCTGCCTCAGTGGCTTCCAGGGTATGGATGTCCCACCTCCTTCCGAACCCCTCTGGATTTTGGGTGACGTTTTCATCCGACAATATTATACTGTCTTTGACCGTGGAAATAACCGGGTGGGCTTCGCACCCTCTGCCCCTTAG
- the RAB7B gene encoding ras-related protein Rab-7b, whose amino-acid sequence MPQQGPSMDASKKVDLKIIIIGALGVGKTSLLHQYVHKTFYEDYRTTLGASILTKVVAVDKTPLKLQIWDTGGQERFRSMVSTFYKGSDGCMLAFDVTDMESFESLDNWRDDFLEKVIPRDHDFPMVVLGNKIDLSDRQVSKEIASSWCKEKDIPYFEVSAKNNINVAQAFETLAKQALSTYKGIYESYLTDSIKLTPEDKPTKRCC is encoded by the exons ATGCCCCAACAG GGCCCATCCATGGACGCCAGCAAAAAGGTGGATCTGAAGATTATTATCATAGGAGCTCTGGG TGTAGGCAAAACCTCCCTCCTGCACCAATATGTGCACAAGACCTTTTATGAGGATTACCGCACCACGCTGGGCGCCAGCATCCTGACCAAGGTGGTCGCAGTGGACAAAACCCCCCTGAAGCTGCAG ATCTGGGACACGGGGGGACAGGAGAGATTCCGGTCCATGGTGTCGACCTTCTACAAGGGCTCTGATGGATGCATGCTGGCCTTTGATGTAACAGACATGGAGTCCTTCGAGTCCCTGGACAACTGGAGAGATGATTTCCTAGAGAAGGTCATCCCGAGGGATCACGACTTCCCCATGGTTGTGTTGGGGAACAAAATAGACCTCAGTGACCGGCAG GTGTCCAAAGAGATTGCTTCCTCCTGGTGCAAGGAAAAAGACATCCCTTACTTCGAAGTCAGCGCCAAGAACAACATCAACGTGGCACAAGCTTTCGAGACGCTCGCCAAGCAAGCCCTGAGCACG tataaaGGGATTTACGAGAGTTATTTAACCGACTCCATCAAGCTCACTCCTGAAGACAAACCCaccaagagatgctgctga
- the FAM72A gene encoding protein FAM72A, which yields MGDRGWDFKLTGRSVAVSSPDGSGGSHRRPPAMSGNGCTFADRNVTVLCCRYCQQVLSSRGMKAVLLADTDTDLFSTDIPPSGTIDFIGSCYFTEICKCKLKNIACLKCGNIVGYHVISPCKPCLLSCNNGHFWMFYSQAVFGTNRLDSSGVNVLLWGNLPDLEENTDEDTSCISEEEYIR from the exons ATGGGTGACAGAGGTTGGGATTTCAAACTGACAGGAAGAAGCGTGGCCGTTAGCAGCCCTGACGGGAGCGGCGGTTCCCACAGGCGGCCGCCCGCAATGTCGGGCAATGGCTGCACGTTTGCGGACCGGAACGTGACCGTGTTGTGCTGCCGCTACTGCCAGCAGGTGCTGAGCTCACGGGGGATGAAGGCCGTGCTGCTGGCCGACACCGACACCGACCTTTTCTCCACAGACATCCCACCCTCGGG CACCATTGACTTCATCGGCAGCTGCTATTTCACTGAGATCTGCAAGTGCAAACTGAAGAACATTGCATGTTTGAAGTG TGGTAACATAGTGGGTTATCATGTGATTTCTCCCTGCAAACCTTGCCTGCTGTCCTGTAATAATGGTCACTTCTGGATGTTCTATAGCCAAGCAGTCTTTGGCACCAACAGACTAGACTCTTCTG GTGTGAATGTGTTGCTATGGGGCAACTTGCCAGATTTGGaggaaaacacagatgaagACACGTCATGCATCTCCGAGGAGGAGTATATCAGATAA